One stretch of Schlesneria sp. DSM 10557 DNA includes these proteins:
- a CDS encoding alpha/beta hydrolase fold domain-containing protein codes for MTMQSRDFQVSEFGRTRFSRTDLIRSEACLPSMLVAFLLFLNPLQPEVSAADQEVLQPIASVFRPVHPLLIRNDHSPVIRIAIEVDGTNEIELVSFSFDLTGTDDITDLVSLSLWSTGINEAFSPQTQICPAVSASTLVRIPVKQRLKPGKNVFWLTCKVSESADLCHQISISCTSIETPSGKLIPHETSSGLRLRIGVALRKHNDDGVHTYRIPALTTTPKGTLLAVYDMRRSKGRDLQEDIDIGLSRSTDAGQTWEPMRIVMDMGEFGGLPQNQNGCSDPGIIVDQQTGQIFCFAVWMNGKPGKHQWNDDGSEPGFEIGKTAQFMMVQSSDDGLTWSKPENLTQKLKQESWWLLAPSPQSGITLPDGTLVMPVQGREGRDPLAAFATIMISRDHGANWTLATPGYRGGNECQAALIGDQTIMLNVRNDREKFRAVMVTHDLGQTWIPHTTHSNTLIEPNCNASLLRADYQRGTKQKRALLFANPHSQKGRTHHTIQVSFNEGGTWPESHHMLLDEGPGAGYPSLTRIDHDHVGIVYEGSQSQLTFEKIPLVELLEPARRAAASAISKREVSKEGVQLVDQLRKGAPFGADSFDLPRLRSIMGQRQEPQMEGLVLKKEDVAGIPCEWVLAPGADPDVRLLYLHGGGWVSGSGGNYLPFAADISAAAKCAVLLPDYRLAPENPFPDGLEDCLTAYEWMVDHGPTGRVHAKATFIAGDSAGGNLTLTTLLALRDRQQWLPAGAIAISPATDFTLSSDSLKSVDDPIISARTMPEFRTRYLGVSDPRDPLASPVFADFHGVSPLLIQLGDQEMLRDDGVRVAVKARADGVPVQLEVWPGMVHVFQIRNLPESREAIRRIVAFIQGHLPAR; via the coding sequence ATGACCATGCAATCACGAGATTTTCAAGTCTCTGAGTTCGGCAGGACTCGCTTCTCCAGAACCGATCTGATCCGGTCGGAAGCCTGCTTGCCTTCGATGCTCGTCGCCTTTCTCCTGTTTCTAAACCCACTCCAGCCCGAGGTCAGTGCCGCGGATCAGGAAGTCCTTCAGCCAATTGCATCCGTCTTTCGACCCGTGCATCCTCTCTTGATCAGGAACGATCATTCTCCGGTCATCAGGATCGCCATCGAAGTTGACGGTACAAACGAAATCGAACTCGTTTCATTTTCGTTCGACCTGACGGGAACGGACGACATTACAGATCTCGTATCACTCAGCTTGTGGTCCACGGGAATCAACGAGGCCTTCTCGCCCCAGACGCAGATATGCCCTGCGGTCTCCGCCTCCACCCTTGTTCGGATACCTGTCAAACAACGCCTCAAGCCAGGAAAAAACGTCTTCTGGCTTACGTGTAAAGTCAGCGAGAGCGCCGATCTTTGCCATCAAATTTCGATCTCATGCACGTCCATCGAAACGCCATCCGGGAAGTTGATCCCTCACGAAACATCCTCCGGTCTGCGTCTGAGGATCGGAGTTGCGCTTCGGAAGCACAACGATGATGGAGTGCATACCTACCGCATTCCTGCATTGACGACCACACCAAAAGGAACGCTCCTGGCTGTATACGACATGCGCCGTTCCAAGGGTCGTGATCTGCAGGAGGACATCGATATCGGTCTCAGCCGCAGCACCGACGCAGGGCAAACCTGGGAGCCGATGCGGATTGTCATGGATATGGGTGAGTTCGGTGGTCTGCCTCAGAATCAAAACGGTTGTAGTGACCCAGGAATCATTGTCGACCAGCAGACCGGGCAAATCTTTTGCTTTGCTGTTTGGATGAACGGAAAACCGGGCAAGCATCAATGGAACGATGATGGGTCTGAGCCGGGATTTGAAATTGGGAAGACCGCTCAGTTCATGATGGTTCAATCCAGCGACGATGGCCTAACGTGGTCCAAGCCAGAAAATCTGACTCAAAAGCTTAAACAGGAATCCTGGTGGCTACTGGCTCCCTCCCCTCAGTCAGGGATCACTCTTCCTGACGGGACTCTTGTCATGCCCGTACAAGGGCGGGAAGGTCGAGATCCCCTGGCGGCGTTTGCGACTATTATGATTAGCCGTGATCATGGGGCGAACTGGACGCTAGCCACCCCGGGATATCGAGGTGGCAACGAGTGCCAGGCAGCTCTGATCGGTGACCAGACCATCATGCTGAATGTCCGTAACGACCGGGAAAAATTCCGGGCCGTCATGGTCACCCACGACCTGGGACAAACATGGATTCCCCACACGACCCACTCCAATACTCTGATTGAGCCCAATTGTAATGCGAGCCTGCTGAGGGCCGACTACCAGCGAGGAACAAAGCAGAAGAGAGCCCTCCTGTTCGCGAATCCCCACTCCCAAAAGGGACGTACGCACCACACGATCCAAGTCAGCTTCAATGAGGGGGGGACTTGGCCGGAATCCCACCATATGCTGCTCGACGAGGGCCCCGGAGCAGGTTATCCCTCCTTAACTCGTATCGATCACGACCATGTCGGGATCGTCTACGAAGGAAGCCAGTCCCAGCTGACATTCGAGAAGATTCCGCTCGTGGAACTGCTGGAACCCGCCCGTAGAGCGGCAGCGTCGGCCATCAGCAAACGAGAAGTATCGAAGGAGGGCGTGCAACTGGTGGATCAGCTTCGAAAAGGGGCTCCCTTCGGTGCAGACTCGTTCGACTTGCCTCGCCTGAGATCGATCATGGGGCAAAGGCAGGAACCTCAGATGGAAGGCCTCGTCCTGAAAAAGGAGGACGTGGCCGGGATCCCTTGCGAATGGGTGCTCGCTCCCGGTGCAGACCCCGATGTTCGACTGTTGTATCTTCACGGAGGAGGCTGGGTTTCCGGATCGGGTGGTAACTATCTCCCCTTCGCAGCAGACATCTCGGCCGCAGCCAAGTGCGCGGTGCTTCTTCCTGATTATCGACTCGCCCCTGAAAATCCATTTCCTGATGGGCTTGAGGATTGCCTGACTGCGTACGAATGGATGGTTGACCACGGCCCGACAGGGAGAGTTCATGCCAAGGCGACTTTCATCGCTGGTGACTCGGCAGGTGGCAACCTCACACTCACGACATTGCTCGCCCTGCGAGATCGGCAGCAGTGGCTCCCCGCAGGTGCGATCGCCATTTCCCCGGCAACCGACTTTACCCTCTCCAGCGACTCCCTGAAATCTGTTGACGATCCCATTATCAGTGCTCGCACGATGCCGGAATTCCGGACCCGTTATCTGGGGGTGAGTGACCCTCGAGATCCGCTCGCGTCCCCCGTTTTCGCGGATTTCCATGGCGTTTCGCCCCTGCTGATTCAACTTGGAGACCAGGAAATGCTTCGAGATGACGGCGTTCGAGTCGCCGTGAAAGCCCGTGCCGACGGAGTACCCGTCCAGCTCGAAGTCTGGCCGGGAATGGTTCATGTCTTTCAGATCCGAAACTTGCCTGAATCTCGCGAAGCGATTCGCCGCATCGTCGCATTCATCCAAGGGCACCTCCCTGCCCGGTAG
- a CDS encoding hydroxypyruvate isomerase family protein, whose amino-acid sequence MSSCGSDASSSAATNIAKAAGLKGNIKHSVVFWCFNIAGELWDIDKTCEIARNLGIESVEICGPETWHALKRHGLKCAIAPNGMPGAPFVKGFNNPAYHEEVISRTKQMIDDCAAAGVPNVIAFTGYKWKNAEDPTSGEISPEEGAANCIAGLKKIAPYAEAKGVTICVEHLNTRDDSHPMKGHPGYQGDDIDYVCDIVRKVGSPWVKVLFDIYHVQIMNGDVIRRLELHKDVIGHVHTAGNPGRAELDDKQEINFPPIMRKLIEIGYDGYVGHEFIPTRDPLEGLRQAVQLCDV is encoded by the coding sequence ATGTCGAGTTGTGGCAGTGACGCGTCTTCCTCAGCAGCAACAAACATCGCAAAAGCTGCTGGGCTCAAAGGAAACATCAAGCACTCTGTCGTATTCTGGTGCTTCAATATTGCAGGGGAGCTGTGGGACATTGACAAGACCTGCGAGATTGCCAGGAACCTGGGAATCGAGTCAGTCGAGATCTGCGGGCCCGAAACCTGGCATGCACTCAAGCGACATGGCTTGAAATGTGCCATCGCACCGAACGGGATGCCGGGAGCACCTTTCGTCAAAGGCTTCAACAATCCCGCCTATCACGAAGAAGTGATTTCTCGAACAAAACAGATGATTGATGATTGTGCTGCCGCTGGCGTCCCCAACGTCATCGCGTTCACAGGCTACAAATGGAAGAACGCCGAAGATCCGACCAGTGGCGAAATTTCCCCGGAGGAAGGAGCTGCAAACTGTATTGCCGGGCTGAAAAAAATCGCACCGTACGCGGAAGCAAAAGGAGTCACCATCTGCGTCGAACACTTGAACACTCGCGACGATTCCCATCCGATGAAGGGACATCCCGGATACCAGGGAGACGATATCGACTACGTCTGCGACATTGTGCGTAAAGTTGGATCTCCATGGGTCAAGGTCTTGTTCGACATCTACCACGTTCAGATCATGAACGGGGACGTCATCCGTCGACTCGAACTGCATAAAGACGTGATCGGCCACGTCCATACCGCTGGAAATCCCGGGCGAGCCGAGTTGGACGACAAGCAGGAAATCAACTTCCCACCCATTATGAGGAAACTCATCGAAATTGGGTATGACGGATACGTTGGTCACGAATTCATTCCTACCCGTGACCCGCTGGAAGGTCTTCGCCAAGCGGTTCAGTTGTGTGACGTCTGA